In Salvelinus sp. IW2-2015 unplaced genomic scaffold, ASM291031v2 Un_scaffold16384, whole genome shotgun sequence, the DNA window CCCCAAACTACTATGGGTGGAATGCATGGAAAAGGCATAAGCAGTCAACCTGCAAACCTATCCTCCCGAAATAGTGTGTTAACGGTTTAGTGTACTTCTGCGAGCACAAATTTGTAAGAGagtgaatgtgtttttttatgaCACTGCACGTACAGATTTCCATACATCTACAGAATACGTTGTACTTTACTCTgtaggtaggcctacagtatgtctgtctgtcatacAACTGGGCCTTCTTAGTCAATCCATTAAGTAGAGATCACATTTACAACCTCTCCACTCTGTGCTAWTTAGAATGTAGTAATCACAGTTAACCTCAGTTGTAGGCTTTTTTGTCTTGGCAGGGTGGCACAGTGCGTGGGCAGAGCCAGCAGTGGCCGTCTGGTGCCAAACTGGCTGGCTGATTTTTAAATAAGGAGCTGGCTGGTTGATAGACACGCCACAGTCCCATTAATCATTGTCCTGATCttaacgtgtgtgtgcgtgtgcggatGCATGTCTATTAGGGGTGTAATGGTACAGGTATTTGTACCGAACcacatagccgcaggaagtaggggtgctgaggggtgCCGCACAGGTCACTCCCTGATGAATCGAAATTAAAACTCCTCAAACATGTTGACACATTTGCACCGAAATCACCCCAGTATTCCTACCACCGTATCGGAGTTTACATCCTGACTTCGTAGAGCTCTGACACTCGACTTACTCCCACAGGACACACCTGTCCCTGGGACATCTGCTCCGGATGACTCATACAGTAGTGATGATGTATTTAACATGCACAGCTGGGAGCCAGCAAACACAGAGCGTGACCTCATCATCACGGGCCTATGTCCTGTCTACTATTGTATTCCTTTCACCGGCAAACGCTGTGCCTTGGGACTGATGAAGTCacagtgtgtgtactgtgtagtaTCACTGTTTGGATGAGGAGATCATCTGATTTTAGATGAGATCACTGGTTGGTAGGAGTTGGTTGCCACCTCACTGGAGTCggctaattgggatcctaataaatcaaatcactaATAGTTGTTCACTAACCTGTTCATGAACAGTAGCTTTTGACTTTTTAATGAGAGATGTCATTTCCAATTGAGTGCCCTACGATTTGAATTCTCTCCCCCTAGTTTGCACGTTGTTGTTTTGAAAGGAGGTTGAAGGGATGTAGGGAGACAGACAGTTGCTTCTCGTCATGAGCATCATGTCAGAGACTATTTCCGATATGAGTCCTGAAGCCAATGTTTgtgctgctctctgtctgtctgtccgtctattTTTAATCTACTGTATGTCTACCATATGTTAATTTAACTGTAGGAGGAGAACATATTTTATTTGTATCCATGCAGTTTTTATGGTTTCACCAGGGTCACAACGTTCACAAACATTATTTTCTGTAATGTTGAATATTTTACATCACAACAAAGCATCTCTGAACATTATTTAGGGAATCATGGAGTCATGTATCTATAGAACAATGTTCAGAATGCTGAGCTCTCCTTAACACGACCCTGGATGGTTCGATAGTCCAAACATGCTCCCTCTGATATATATTCCTGCTGTAAAGATTTGTTATTGCTTTGCTACTTTGAAAGTTCCCATTCATTTGACAATGTGTACCCCtgtttctccctctgtcccccaGATCGTGTGGGTGTCCCACTGAGCAGCAGCCATCATGGCTCTGGTTCGGGCTCTGTCCATCCCTGCTGAGTGCCACCACACCCCCAGCCTCAGCGGAACCCCCCGCCACCGCCCCTCTGCCCCCCACACACCCCCCaacctcccctccacctcccagGAGGCTATGGGCTCCGTCAGCAGCCTTATCGCCCAGCGCCCCGGCCCGGCCCACCTGGTGCGTCACTACCGGCCCGTTGATGTTGTCCCCGAGCCGGGCGCCACCAGGCTCCACAGAACCACGTTGGGCGCCACTTCCTGCCTGGCCTCCTTTGACACATCTCAGGATCCACTGCTCAGCCTCACTCCGCCTGGCAACAGGAAGCCTTTGATGGTGATTGGCTCCAGTAAGGACAGCGGGACCAATGGGAATTACTCGTATCTGAACCAGGACTATGTGGGAGACTGGAATGACAACACTGTGGTTCATGGAAGCCCTGGGACCGGGATTGACACAGGGGAGGCCAAGGATCGGCAGCTTGGGAACCTCAACGGGAACGTGGAAGAACCCCCTCCCAAACTGGTCCCCGTGTCAGGGAAGCTGGAGAAGGTGAGTGTGGCCCTGTCCAGGCTATATGGAACAGCCATTCAGTCTCTTTGAAGTAGATCAATCCACTCTCACAATAACACGATTAGGAGAAATGAATCAAACATTGAATATACATTATTTACAACCTCTTACCCAACAAACCATTTGGTCTTTCCCTCTCACCTCTCAGAACATGGAGAAAACAGTGATCCGGCCCACTGCCTTCAAACCCGTCGTCCCCAAGAGTCACAACTCCATGCAGTTCCTTTCCCCTCGCCGCGACAGGGCCAGTCTATCAGACTGCCAGAACAACCTCAACCTGTTGTCACCTGGTAGCCAGATGGACACCATGCCGCCCTGCTCGGAGAATCGAAACTCCTACAGCGGCGGGCGCCACACGGGCGGGGGCAGCCAGACCTGCTCCATGTCTGACTCGGGACGGAATTCCCTGACGAGCCTGCCCCCCTATGGCAGCATCCCCTACATCCTGGCGCCCGCAGACTACCCGCCTGGCAGTGCCCACCTGGAGCCCACGAAGACCGCACACGGGCACTCCAACTCGGACAGTGGGTGCTCCTCGTCCAGTAAGAGCACAGGGTCGGTGAGCGGACGTGGCCAGCCCCTGTCGGACAGCGGGTCGAGCGAGCGCTCGCCAGCCCCTGTGGAGGGGGGGTACGAGGGGGTAGTGAGGGACCTGGAGGAtaagctgagggagagagacgtgGAGCTGCAGCAGCTCCGAGACAACCTGGACGAGAACGAAGTGGCTATATGCCAGGTACGTGGTGGGGTAGATGGACAAAAGAGCATTGGACACATTATCTTGTCATATATTCTGAAACGCATGAAGACAccaagcccctctctctctctcacaccatgtaccatcacacacacaatgacaaatgCCATGACTTATTGGGACACTAAAACCATTACAATCACCACACGATGCCACCCTCACCTACCCAACCcgtgtcttctctctttccccaggTTTATGAGGAGAAGCAGAAGCGCTGTGAGCTGGAGCTGGAGGAGTTGCGTCAGAGCTGTGCCACACGGATGCAGACCCAGTCCCAGAAGGCCCAGCGTGCCCAGCAGGTGCTCCAGCTGCAGGTCTTCCAGCTGcaacaggagaagaagaagctCCAGGAGGACTTCGGCCAGCTgctgcaggagagggagaagctgGAGGAGCGCTGTACCTCCTACGAGCACGAGAAGATTCAGTTAGGGTCCAGGCTGGAGGAGACCAAGTGGGAGGTGAGATGGACCCTCACTGTTTGTGGCCCCATTCCAAATCCACCCCTAGTCTAGTCCCTACCTAGGTCTTCGGCACTTCTGTAGATCTTGTTGATGAAGTGGCTGAGGGTCTGCCCCAATGCTAGCAGTATGTGTCTACTCTGGTATAGACAATAAAGACAGTGAATTTTACACAATCCATGAATGCTACTGTAACTCCTTTTGAGTAATTGTTGTCACAGTCGGACAGgcaattttaaatgaaatgattcaGTACAATGGGGGTACTGATAGTGTAGTATAAATGGTACCCTCAGTAATATGCTTCCCCAGGCATGTTTGGCAGGCTAGAGCCTGGCACGGTGTCCCACCGTCATCAATCACACTGTAACAAAGACACCAagctccccgctctctctctcatatattccctcatacaccgagtgtacaaaacattaggaacactttcctattATTGAGCTGtacccccctttttccctcagaacagcctcaatatgtaggggcatggactctacaaggtgtcaaaagtgttccacagggatgcgggcccatgttgactccaatgcttcctacagttgtgtcaagttggctggatgtcttttgtgtggtgaaccattcttgatacacgtgggaaactgttgagcatgaagtgaagaacacagcagcgttgcagttcttgacacactcaaattggtgcgcctggcacctactaccataccccgttccaAAGCACTTCAATCTTCACCCtcttaatggcacacatacgSAATCCAAGGCTTAAAGATCcttcttttaacctgtctcctccccttcatctacactgatttgaagtggatttaacaagttacatcaataagggttcTTGGCTTtttcctggattcacctggtcagtctaagtcatggaaagacttactaatgttttgtacactcagtgtatgaggGAATATATTCCAATGTTtacacagtatacagtgcatttggaaagtattcagaccccttgactttttccacattttgttacgttacagccttattctaaaaagtttTTGTAatcgtttttttccttcatcaatctacacacaataccccataatgacaaagtaaaaacaggtttttagattttttttacaaatgtgtgtgtatatatatatatatatcacatttacataagtattcagaccctttactcagtactttgttgaagcacctttggcagcgattacagcttcgagtcttcttgggtatgacgatacaggcttggcatacctgtatttgggtagtttctcccattcttctctacagatcctctcaagctctgtcaggttggatggggagcgtcactgcacagctattttcaggtctctccagagatgttcgattgggttcaagtccgggctctggctgggccactacaggacattcagagacttgtcccgaagccactcctgcatggtcttggctgtgtgcttaaagtcgttgtcctgttggaaggtgaaccttcgccctagtctgaggtcctgagtgctctggagcagattttcatcaaggatctctctgtactttagtccgttcatctttcccttgatcctgactagtctcccagtccctgctgctgaaaaacatcaccacaacatgatgctgccaccaccatgcttcaccgtagggatggtgccaggtttcctccagacgtgacgcttagcattcaggctaaagagtgtaatcttggtttcatcagatcagagaatcttgtttctcatggtatgagagtcttttaggtgccttttggcaaacttcaagcgggctttcatgtgccttttactgaggagtggttctgtctgaccactctaccataaaggcctgattggtggagtactgcagagatggctgtccttcgacaatgttctcccatctccacagaggaactctgcagctctatcagagtgaccatcgggttcttggtcacctccctgaccaaggtccttctcccccgattactcagtttggacGGTTTGCCAGCTCTatgaagattcttggtggttctaaacttcttcaatttaagaatgatggaggccactgtgctcttggggaccttctatgctgcagaaatgttttggtacccttccccaggtctgtgccttgacacaatcctgtccccgagctctacggacaattccttcgacctcacggcttggtttttgctctgtcatgcactttcgactgtgggactttatatagacagaacTTTATATTTCCAAattatatccaatcaattgaatttaccacaggtggactccaatcaagttgtagaaacatcaaggatgatcaatggaaacaggatgcacctgagctcaattttaagtctcatagcaaagggtctgaatacttaagtcaataattctaaaaacctgttttcactttgtcattatggggtattgtgtgtatattgttatatttaatacattttagaataaggctgtaaagtaacaaaatgtggaaaaagtcaaggggtctgaatacttttcataTTCCCAGGTTTTTGTGGTGTGATTCCTCTATATGACACCAGTTGTGTTTCATCCAGGTGTGTCAGAAGTCTGGGGAGATCTCCCTGCTGAAGCAGCAGATGAAAGATGTCCAGGGGGAGCTGGCTCAGCGCATGGGGGAGATCGTCTCGCTGCGTGGACAGCTTCGGGACTCCCGTGGCGAGCTCACCACCAGCCAGAGCCTGCTGCAAGAGGCCACCACTGCCGGCCACACGCACACCATGGAACTGGAGGTATGCCAGAACGAGCTGCAGCGCCGCAAGAGTGAGGCCCAGCTCCTACGCCAGAAGGTGGGCCGACTGGAGGAGGAGGCGGCCCGCCTCCGTGCTTCCGCCACCGATCAGACAAGCCTCCAGAGCCCCGCCCACAATGGTGGTGGAGGCAGGCAGTGCCAGGCCTTCCCAGAGGGGGAGGAGCCACGCTTGTTGACCTATGAGAGCAACGAGGACAGGGCCTATGAGAGCGAGGCCCTCCAGAGCCTCCGGCTGCAGATGAACGGTCTGAGGGCGGAGTTAGTCACAGAACGCCAGCGGGGAGAGGAGCAGGCGTGTAGCTTTGAGGAGGAGCACAGGGTCTGGCAGGAGGAAAAGGACAAGGTGATACAGTATCAGAAGCAGCTGCAGCAGAACTACGTGGGGATGTACCGGAGGAACCGGGCGCTGGAGCGCATGCTGCGCAAGCTCAGTCTAGAACTGGAGACCCGGGATGAGCTGGAGGAGCAGGATGAAGGCAGCGGCAACGAGATCAACTTTGATGAGATCACCGCTACTGAGATCTGACACCACCactcctccgtctctctgtcaGCCAATATACATCTGATCCCCTAGGAGTGTCTATAGGAATCCAGATAGCCGCTATAATGACTTAGTAGGTCAGGATCCTTCCTTATGGTTCCTTCAGGGTCTCTACAGTATGTAGTAGTCTGTCTATAGTTGGTCTACTCTCCGTACGTTCCTGCTTTTCCACGCCGTCTCACTGTCTCATTAGTATGGTTGACTCCCACTGGCTAATGtcgatacacacacatacacgaaagaatgcatacacacacacacacacacttctgtcacTCACAGACATGGTGATCTGATGTG includes these proteins:
- the LOC112080581 gene encoding leucine zipper putative tumor suppressor 2 homolog → MALVRALSIPAECHHTPSLSGTPRHRPSAPHTPPNLPSTSQEAMGSVSSLIAQRPGPAHLVRHYRPVDVVPEPGATRLHRTTLGATSCLASFDTSQDPLLSLTPPGNRKPLMVIGSSKDSGTNGNYSYLNQDYVGDWNDNTVVHGSPGTGIDTGEAKDRQLGNLNGNVEEPPPKLVPVSGKLEKNMEKTVIRPTAFKPVVPKSHNSMQFLSPRRDRASLSDCQNNLNLLSPGSQMDTMPPCSENRNSYSGGRHTGGGSQTCSMSDSGRNSLTSLPPYGSIPYILAPADYPPGSAHLEPTKTAHGHSNSDSGCSSSSKSTGSVSGRGQPLSDSGSSERSPAPVEGGYEGVVRDLEDKLRERDVELQQLRDNLDENEVAICQVYEEKQKRCELELEELRQSCATRMQTQSQKAQRAQQVLQLQVFQLQQEKKKLQEDFGQLLQEREKLEERCTSYEHEKIQLGSRLEETKWEVCQKSGEISLLKQQMKDVQGELAQRMGEIVSLRGQLRDSRGELTTSQSLLQEATTAGHTHTMELEVCQNELQRRKSEAQLLRQKVGRLEEEAARLRASATDQTSLQSPAHNGGGGRQCQAFPEGEEPRLLTYESNEDRAYESEALQSLRLQMNGLRAELVTERQRGEEQACSFEEEHRVWQEEKDKVIQYQKQLQQNYVGMYRRNRALERMLRKLSLELETRDELEEQDEGSGNEINFDEITATEI